From the genome of Candidatus Cloacimonadota bacterium, one region includes:
- a CDS encoding TfoX/Sxy family protein, which yields MKLHEMPNIGKQLAAKLEKVGINDSEEFITIGSKEAFVRIKTELDDGCINMLYTLEGAVQGIRWHSLSKDQKNELKIFYDSLEAK from the coding sequence ATGAAATTGCATGAAATGCCGAATATAGGAAAGCAGTTAGCTGCAAAGTTGGAAAAAGTAGGAATTAATGATTCTGAAGAATTTATAACAATTGGCAGTAAAGAAGCCTTTGTCAGGATAAAAACAGAACTTGATGACGGCTGCATAAATATGCTTTATACTTTGGAAGGAGCTGTGCAGGGTATTCGCTGGCATTCACTTTCCAAAGATCAAAAAAATGAATTGAAAATTTTTTATGATTCATTGGAAGCAAAGTAG